The DNA sequence AAAAAAAGACGAAAATTAGTTCTTTGTGGACTCTTGAATGATATATGTTGCATTATTTATTTTAGCTTCTGAGCATTTTTACCTATGCTCTGGCTACaattttaatagattttttgATTTTCTTGCAGTGAAACATGATTGTGTATTTGGTACTGACTTGGATTTAAATGAAATAACCTATGTATCAGGGGTATAAGAAGCTTCCTTTCCCCACTTACTGTGCTTTTTTCCTCCCACTCTCATATCAACTCTGAGATTTCGAATATTTTGACAAAGATTTGTTGACAAATTTACATATGACCCGTCATGCCAGGTTCTCCGGGAGCTTAACCATCCCATTGTATATTCTCTATCTCCTGGAACTAGTGTGACACCAGCATTAGCCAAGGATGTCAGTGAGCTAGTAAACATGTATCGTATAACAAGAGATGACTGGGATAACTGGGCTGATATCAATTCTCATTTTGATGTATCAAGGTGATTAAGTTTTTAGCATTTATTTCTgttcaatatatatttattttggtaTTCAGAATGTTTTGCAATTATGCAGCTTCTTTTACTAGCTCAGCTATCTGAGTTTGTAAACGATGCTTTATTCTTATCAATTTCATGCAAGCAGCCTTCCCAGCCACCTCCTCTCATACTGTCCATTACTATTATCAATGGAGCTACTCCCAAAAGAGCTGGTACCTACTGCTTCCTCTCTCTGATGGTAAAGCCTAGTTTATTGTGAAAAGAAATTAGTGTCTCAAATGCTTCAAAATTGATTATTAAGCTTTATATTTTCTTGTGCTACATTTGCAGTATGTTTGGATGGAACATTGCCTGTCTATCACTTTCATCCTGGATCCGGATCAGGAGCCAATAGTTGGCTCAATGACTTAGAGGtacattcaaaaaatatatacttatagTGTCTCTGTTTCAATAACGAGTCTTAATATTTCAATATGTGTAAGTAATTTGAAGTGTTGTGCCTAATTGTCTTGGTTGCAGGGAGGAGGATGGTGTAATTAATTTTTCCTCTGtaagatattaaattaaaatgaGACTTAACTCACGTTCTACTTttacataattattcaattaaatatttAGATTTCACAATTAactatttgtataaatttttttttatagtgtCTGTGTATAAAAACTAAATCCAtatagaatataaaaaaaattaatgttaatcaCAAGttacaaaatagagaaaaagttTGATAAAATTAATGATATAATTACCATATTAATTAACTAAACTGGAATTATTGTGAAGAAAAACAATAGTGGTGGCCTAATAGGTGAAGTGTGGGACTCAACACTATACAGTCTCTCACCTATGATTGGTCTTGGATTTGGAAGAAGGCCTAGAAAGTAATATGATAAATTTAACTTGTTTAAACAAATTTTTCGAGACTAGTTATTTATGTATCAGGTTGTGAATCCTTATTACTAGCTTCCATGGAATGTTGAATAATAAGGGCAAGAGATTTGAGAGAGTTGAAGGTGTTTGCATGGAACAATATACTTGATGGTTTGGTATTATACTTTGCTTGTAACTAATATTATTATATCTTATCTTAGCTCGTGGCAATTTGAGAAATATTATCCAATTCAACTATAAATTCACTAGCTAGTGTTGGAAATAGAATTCTAAATTTCTAACactaaattcaaattttgtaaattaagtttaactttttttttaaattaacttacaatatttttagatttcattaatttataatgctAATATCAGTGTGTGGTTTGATTATTCTGATTTAGAGACGATTCACACTGATTTTATTGAAGTTGACCagttcacttgtttcactagatAATACAAAAAGAAATCTGATTTAC is a window from the Arachis hypogaea cultivar Tifrunner chromosome 1, arahy.Tifrunner.gnm2.J5K5, whole genome shotgun sequence genome containing:
- the LOC112800918 gene encoding uncharacterized protein isoform X4; the protein is MTGITGLISILILMYQAFPATSSHTVHYYYQWSYSQKSWYLLLPLSDVCLDGTLPVYHFHPGSGSGANSWLNDLEVMAILADFILVYLPAPTIFFRPPPAINAGPIAKFFHNCPNNAFQVALSGTSYSLLQRLLNH